The Roseovarius indicus genome has a segment encoding these proteins:
- a CDS encoding Crp/Fnr family transcriptional regulator yields the protein MVTDCKNCWLRKQPVFLSMSEDELVFMHEFKTGELEVDAGATLMLEGSNSPQLFTVLEGMGLRYKTLEDGERQVISFVMPGDFIGLQAGVMQEMQHSVESTTPMKLCVFDRRSLWRLFKDHPERAYDLTWLAALEEHFLGEHLAVVGRMPAEQRLATGILRLYDRAVSLGLTEGPWMKLPYTQKDLADALGLSVVHTNKTLKRLRDRRIVNWKNGDMEILDYDRLSEMAHVDPAEGMRQRPLI from the coding sequence ATGGTTACGGACTGCAAAAACTGCTGGCTGCGGAAGCAACCTGTCTTCCTGTCGATGTCGGAAGACGAGCTTGTTTTCATGCACGAATTCAAGACCGGTGAGCTGGAGGTCGATGCGGGCGCCACGCTGATGCTGGAGGGGTCGAACAGCCCGCAGCTTTTCACGGTGCTCGAGGGCATGGGCCTGCGCTACAAGACGCTGGAGGATGGCGAGCGGCAGGTGATCAGCTTTGTCATGCCCGGCGATTTCATCGGGCTGCAGGCGGGCGTGATGCAGGAAATGCAGCACTCGGTCGAATCGACCACGCCGATGAAGCTGTGCGTTTTCGACCGCCGCTCGCTTTGGCGACTGTTCAAGGATCACCCGGAGCGGGCCTATGACCTGACGTGGCTGGCCGCGCTGGAGGAGCATTTCCTGGGTGAGCACCTGGCCGTGGTGGGCCGGATGCCGGCGGAGCAGCGGCTGGCGACGGGGATCCTGCGGCTTTACGACAGGGCGGTGTCGCTGGGGCTGACCGAAGGCCCGTGGATGAAGCTGCCCTATACGCAGAAGGACCTGGCCGATGCGCTGGGGCTTTCGGTGGTGCATACCAACAAGACGCTGAAGCGGCTGCGCGACCGGCGGATTGTCAACTGGAAGAACGGGGATATGGAGATCCTCGATTACGACCGGCTGAGCGAGATGGCGCATGTGGACCCGGCCGAGGGCATGAGGCAGCGGCCGCTGATCTGA
- a CDS encoding DUF883 family protein, translating into MEHEKETDMARANSTESPQSELDDLSAQIATLKQDVSNLTKSLGELGTASKEAAKNGARRKAGEFRDAGEAQFNAARDQAEQYGQYAADTVRQQPAASMAVAVGVGFVLGMLTSRR; encoded by the coding sequence ATGGAACACGAAAAGGAGACCGATATGGCACGCGCCAACAGCACTGAGTCGCCGCAAAGCGAACTTGACGATCTTTCCGCACAGATCGCCACGCTGAAACAGGATGTCTCGAACCTGACCAAGTCGCTGGGCGAGCTTGGTACCGCCTCGAAGGAAGCCGCGAAGAACGGCGCCCGCCGCAAGGCCGGCGAATTCCGCGACGCGGGTGAAGCGCAGTTCAACGCCGCCCGCGACCAGGCCGAGCAATACGGCCAGTACGCCGCCGACACCGTGCGGCAGCAGCCGGCCGCATCGATGGCCGTCGCCGTGGGCGTCGGTTTCGTGCTGGGGATGCTGACGAGCCGGAGATAA
- a CDS encoding DUF1328 domain-containing protein, with translation MLYWALVFFVVAIVAAVFGFGGIASASAGIAQILFFVFLVLFLGALIMRAVRS, from the coding sequence ATGCTGTACTGGGCACTTGTTTTCTTCGTCGTCGCAATCGTCGCCGCCGTCTTCGGCTTTGGCGGGATCGCATCCGCGTCGGCAGGGATCGCACAGATCCTGTTCTTCGTCTTCCTCGTGCTGTTCCTCGGCGCTCTCATCATGCGCGCCGTCCGCAGCTGA
- a CDS encoding response regulator, which translates to MTESNADVTTRIAQELPYLRRYARALTGSQTTGDNYAAATLEALLENQEVFTDARAPKVALFRAFHDIWVSSGAPVDEGGSLDSAESRAQWRLSSLTRNTREALLLHSLEGFRTEQIADIIDVSPEEAAELLSIARREMTDAVQGRIMVIEDEAIIAMDISSIVESMGHEVTGVARTRDQAVKLAKQTPPDMILADIQLADKSSGIDAVNDILGQMDEVPVVFITAFPERLLTGERPEPAFLITKPYTEDQVQSAVSQAMFFSSTETLQA; encoded by the coding sequence ATGACGGAAAGCAATGCTGATGTAACCACGCGCATCGCGCAGGAACTGCCGTACCTGCGGCGGTATGCGCGGGCGCTTACGGGCAGTCAGACTACCGGAGACAATTACGCCGCCGCAACGCTGGAGGCACTTCTCGAAAACCAGGAGGTCTTTACAGACGCGCGCGCCCCGAAAGTGGCGCTGTTCCGGGCCTTCCACGATATCTGGGTGTCGTCCGGGGCGCCGGTCGACGAGGGCGGAAGCCTTGATTCGGCCGAGAGCCGCGCGCAGTGGCGGCTTTCGAGTCTGACGAGGAACACGCGCGAGGCGCTGCTTCTGCACAGCCTCGAGGGGTTCCGCACCGAGCAGATCGCCGACATCATCGACGTGTCGCCCGAGGAGGCGGCCGAGCTGCTGTCGATCGCGCGCCGCGAGATGACCGACGCCGTGCAGGGCCGTATCATGGTCATCGAGGACGAAGCGATCATCGCGATGGACATCTCGTCGATCGTCGAGAGCATGGGCCACGAGGTGACGGGCGTTGCCCGGACCCGCGACCAGGCCGTGAAGCTGGCCAAGCAGACGCCGCCGGACATGATCCTGGCCGATATCCAGCTGGCCGACAAATCCTCGGGGATCGATGCGGTGAACGATATTCTCGGTCAGATGGACGAAGTGCCGGTCGTGTTCATCACGGCTTTCCCGGAACGCCTTCTGACAGGGGAGCGGCCGGAGCCGGCGTTCCTTATCACCAAGCCCTATACGGAAGACCAGGTGCAGTCGGCGGTAAGCCAGGCCATGTTCTTCTCGAGTACGGAAACGCTTCAGGCCTGA
- a CDS encoding NepR family anti-sigma factor codes for MAKTVRNDKVDQQIDDNLRRVYSEASDEPVPERFTQLLDQLRAKEQESSNTRKRDDKPQTEDDA; via the coding sequence ATGGCTAAGACCGTCAGGAACGACAAAGTGGATCAGCAAATCGACGATAACTTGCGGCGTGTGTACTCGGAGGCTTCAGACGAGCCTGTGCCCGAGCGCTTTACGCAACTGCTAGACCAGTTGCGCGCGAAAGAGCAAGAGAGCAGCAATACGCGGAAACGGGACGACAAACCCCAGACCGAGGATGACGCGTGA
- a CDS encoding RNA polymerase sigma factor yields MRAFAFSLSHNASSADDLVQDAVVKAWDNFDKFQPGTNLRAWLFTILRNTYYSQHRKRRREVEDPEGMMAASMSQKPDHDGRLAMTDFREAFAQLTAEQREVLVLVGAEGFSYEEAADMCNCAVGTIKSRANRARKRLAELMHLDDDSELEMTDSATLAVVNGKPSV; encoded by the coding sequence ATGCGTGCGTTCGCTTTCAGCCTGTCGCACAATGCATCCTCCGCGGACGACCTCGTTCAGGACGCGGTCGTCAAGGCGTGGGACAACTTTGACAAGTTCCAGCCCGGCACCAACCTGCGGGCATGGCTTTTCACCATCCTGCGCAACACCTATTACTCCCAGCACCGCAAGCGCCGCCGCGAGGTCGAAGACCCCGAGGGCATGATGGCGGCCTCGATGTCGCAAAAGCCCGACCATGACGGGCGTCTCGCGATGACCGATTTCCGCGAAGCCTTCGCCCAGCTCACCGCCGAACAGCGCGAGGTTCTCGTCCTCGTCGGTGCCGAGGGGTTTTCCTACGAAGAGGCGGCTGATATGTGCAACTGCGCGGTCGGCACGATCAAGAGCCGGGCCAACCGGGCGCGCAAGCGCCTCGCGGAACTGATGCACCTCGACGATGACAGCGAACTGGAAATGACGGATTCTGCAACATTGGCGGTGGTCAACGGGAAACCATCGGTATGA
- a CDS encoding sensor histidine kinase, whose protein sequence is MSEKPAARHRGFKPGLAFRLAIVLSLAMLPLGLISVFQTMKVLEERRTLSETALLEQTQQAVSETREVIRSAVSTARTLAISVESVAATDQGCDLIMSRVVDKTELYSFAGFVDANQQLICASNGERQDLTELDIIRSDLESLEPGIIVQPLEFIGPGSAVIVTVPVIDENMHRGTAWVAIPVEAINEILADVDTEADLVVFQQDGDIIATEHFVDDRRSVLPENKSLQDLVDEGRQTFRDTNRQGLRRHFAVVPIVEGRVFALGSWRPRSQNSYLPGYEGAISLYFPLLMWLIAIAVAYIGVHRLAIRHVWRLRSWMRLFAAGRTDLDSARLDNAPEEFEVLADAFRAMTRRISEQERRRDEDLKEKTVLLREVHHRVKNNLQLISSIMNMQIRNTESPEARHLLRRVQDRVMALSAIHRYLYLARKLSKVRADSLLDDIIKQLVTIGALDEVDHRIDISTSFDPVEINPDQSVPLSLLATEAAINAVKHCGVERGSPCWINIALKQTGTDTLCLSIVNSRSTDEGTETDTRDTDGSGLGSRLIQSFVSQLDGTLETSMTDDRYELHVTFPLSWPEVDEDDALPAK, encoded by the coding sequence ATGAGTGAGAAGCCGGCGGCGCGGCACCGGGGCTTCAAGCCGGGCCTCGCCTTCCGGCTTGCGATCGTCCTCAGCCTTGCCATGCTGCCGCTTGGCCTGATTTCCGTCTTCCAGACCATGAAGGTTCTCGAAGAGCGCCGCACGCTCTCCGAAACCGCCCTCCTCGAACAGACCCAACAGGCCGTCTCCGAAACCCGCGAGGTCATCCGCTCGGCCGTCAGCACCGCCCGCACGCTCGCCATTTCCGTCGAATCGGTCGCCGCCACCGATCAGGGCTGCGACCTGATCATGTCCCGCGTCGTCGACAAGACCGAACTCTACAGCTTCGCGGGCTTCGTCGACGCCAACCAGCAGCTCATCTGCGCCTCCAACGGCGAGCGGCAGGATCTCACCGAACTCGACATCATCCGCTCCGATCTCGAAAGCCTCGAACCGGGCATCATCGTCCAGCCGCTCGAATTCATCGGCCCCGGCTCGGCGGTCATCGTCACCGTTCCGGTCATTGACGAGAACATGCACCGCGGCACCGCCTGGGTCGCGATCCCGGTCGAGGCGATCAACGAGATCCTCGCCGATGTCGACACCGAGGCCGACCTAGTGGTCTTCCAGCAGGATGGCGACATCATCGCGACCGAGCATTTTGTCGACGACCGCCGCTCCGTCCTGCCCGAGAACAAAAGCCTTCAGGACCTCGTCGACGAGGGCAGGCAGACCTTCCGCGACACCAACCGCCAGGGTCTGCGCCGCCACTTCGCGGTGGTCCCCATCGTCGAGGGCCGCGTCTTCGCCCTAGGAAGCTGGCGCCCCAGAAGTCAGAACTCCTACCTCCCCGGCTACGAGGGCGCCATCTCGCTCTACTTCCCGCTGCTGATGTGGCTGATCGCCATCGCCGTGGCCTATATCGGCGTCCACCGCCTCGCCATCCGCCATGTCTGGCGCCTGCGCTCGTGGATGCGCCTCTTCGCCGCCGGCCGCACCGACCTCGACAGCGCCCGCCTCGACAACGCGCCCGAGGAATTCGAGGTGCTGGCCGACGCCTTCCGCGCCATGACCCGCCGGATCTCCGAACAGGAACGCCGCCGCGACGAGGATCTCAAGGAAAAGACCGTTCTGCTGCGCGAGGTCCACCACCGGGTCAAGAACAACCTGCAACTGATCTCCTCGATCATGAACATGCAGATCCGCAACACCGAAAGCCCCGAGGCCCGCCACCTCCTCCGCCGGGTGCAGGACCGGGTGATGGCGCTCTCCGCCATCCACCGCTACCTCTACCTCGCCCGCAAGCTCTCCAAGGTCCGCGCCGACTCCCTGCTCGACGACATCATCAAGCAGCTCGTCACCATCGGGGCGCTCGACGAGGTCGACCACCGCATCGACATCTCCACCAGCTTCGACCCGGTCGAGATCAACCCGGATCAGTCCGTCCCCCTCTCGCTTCTGGCGACCGAGGCGGCGATCAACGCGGTCAAGCATTGCGGCGTCGAACGCGGCTCGCCCTGCTGGATCAACATCGCGCTGAAACAGACCGGCACCGACACGCTCTGCCTCAGCATCGTCAACTCCCGCTCCACCGACGAGGGAACCGAGACCGACACCCGCGACACCGACGGCTCCGGCCTCGGTTCGCGGCTCATCCAGTCCTTCGTCTCGCAGCTCGACGGCACGCTCGAGACCAGCATGACCGACGACCGCTACGAGCTGCACGTGACCTTCCCGCTCTCCTGGCCCGAAGTCGATGAAGACGACGCCCTTCCGGCGAAATGA
- a CDS encoding exopolysaccharide biosynthesis protein → MAAVDIVRATEDALDGERVTVDDVVTHLGKASYTPLLVVPGLLLASPLSGVPGFSAACGVLITAVSAQQIVRRPGLWLPRWLRRASMPSKRVHDGVAWLRKPAGWLDRVTRRRIQWLTYPPFSVLPQGLCLICGVVMPVLEFIPFTSSVLGLVVAVVATGMFMADGLLVILGMMGAAGAVGTIAAAI, encoded by the coding sequence ATGGCGGCCGTCGATATCGTCAGGGCGACGGAAGACGCGCTGGATGGCGAGAGGGTGACGGTGGATGATGTGGTGACGCATCTGGGAAAGGCCAGCTATACGCCGCTTCTGGTGGTGCCCGGGTTGCTTCTGGCGTCGCCGCTGAGCGGGGTGCCGGGATTCTCGGCGGCCTGTGGCGTGCTGATCACCGCGGTGTCGGCGCAGCAGATCGTGCGCCGGCCGGGGCTGTGGCTGCCCCGGTGGCTGCGGCGGGCAAGCATGCCGTCGAAGCGGGTGCATGATGGCGTGGCCTGGCTGCGCAAGCCCGCGGGCTGGCTGGATCGGGTGACGCGGCGGCGGATCCAGTGGCTGACCTATCCGCCGTTCTCCGTTCTGCCGCAGGGGCTTTGCCTGATCTGCGGGGTGGTGATGCCGGTGCTGGAGTTCATCCCGTTCACCTCGTCCGTGCTGGGGCTGGTCGTGGCGGTGGTGGCGACGGGCATGTTCATGGCCGACGGGCTGCTGGTGATTCTGGGGATGATGGGGGCGGCCGGGGCCGTGGGGACGATCGCGGCGGCGATCTGA